Proteins co-encoded in one Sus scrofa isolate TJ Tabasco breed Duroc chromosome 14, Sscrofa11.1, whole genome shotgun sequence genomic window:
- the KCNMA1 gene encoding calcium-activated potassium channel subunit alpha-1 isoform X44 gives MANGGGGGGGSSSGGGGGGGGGSSLRMSSNIHANHLSLDASSSSSSSSSSSSSSSSSSSSVHEPKMDALIIPVTMEVPCDSRGQRMWWAFLASSMVTFFGGLFIILLWRTLKYLWTVCCHCGGKTKVPRNAAGSVELEQEVGLRARSGPRTRFSREPPPRRF, from the exons ATGGCAaatggtggcggcggcggcggcggcagcagcagcggcggcggcggcggcggcggcggaggcagCAGTCTTAGAATGAGTAGCAATATCCACGCGAACCATCTCAGCCTAGAcgcgtcctcctcctcctcttcctcctcttcttcttcctcctcctcctcttcctcctcgtcCTCGGTCCACGAGCCCAAGATGGATGCGCTCATCATCCCGGTGACCATGGAGGTGCCGTGCGACAGCCGGGGCCAACGCATGTGGTGGGCTTTCCTGGCCTCCTCCATGGTGACTTTCTTCGGGGGCCTCTTCATCATCCTGCTCTGGCGGACGCTCAAGTACCTGTGGACCGTTTGCTGCCACTGCGGGGGCAAGACGAAG GTCCCCAGAAATGCCGCGGGCAGCGTGGAGTTGGAGCAGGAGGTCGGCCTGAGAGCCAGGAGCGGGCCGAGGACGCGGTTTTCCCGCGAGCCTCCTCCCCGACGCTTTTGA